The proteins below are encoded in one region of Syngnathus acus chromosome 2, fSynAcu1.2, whole genome shotgun sequence:
- the LOC119116462 gene encoding protein kinase C-binding protein 1-like, whose product MHPQSLAEEEIKTEPDVVEGMEATARSKAPDPPGSAERSLVPQKRKISSPTHSSNGHSPTDTSSSPLKKKKKPGAMNSSKDQSELRHGPFYYMKQPALTTDPVDVVPQDGRNDFYCWLCHREGQVLCCELCPRVYHAKCLKLPAEPEGDWFCPECEKITVAECIETQSKAMTMLNIDQLSYLLKFALQKIKQPGTEPFQKPVSLEQHPDYAEYIFHPMDLSTLEKNIKKKMYGCTEAFLADMKWILHNCIIYNGGNHKLTATAKVIVKICEHEMNEIEVCPECYLSSCQKRDNWFCEPCSQPHTLVWAKLKGFPFWPAKALREKDGQVDARFFGQHDRAWVPINNCYLMSKEIPFSVKKTKSIFNSAMQEMEVYVENIRKKFGVFNYAPFRTPYTPNNQLQMLLDPSNPSAGTVKTEKPDKLRFNFDLTASPKMVLSKSSTTGGMNRRVSMTDMPRSPMSTNSSVHTGSDGEQDTEKPSRNSALHYSTGEESMDCTASPVSGKVGPAGSLTGSPKPLNPSLVPKQERPASTGGILNLNLDRVKAEMDLRELSESVQQQQQQQQQQLGSAALPTPKRPTRSLDKTIESCKAQLGIDEISEDVYKGVDHSDTDDSEKSDSSESEDASDEEHKPKSSVQDEKGKADRKRPRANAEAENKDSVGGMVEKSTSATQLKEKPGSNGQEEALQEKPRMTQSQPLPDKPKAPEESRTPNATTSAAEQDSDSERELVIDLGDEHGGRDSKRSRKDTGSSSTKTSKEANTVKSEGKVTNSTTATAPAASTPKDGVQSSSGALNAIPTSASGPPSAASTTSSTSSTPSASVASTSPAVKKQRPLLPKDTFLQRAVVWNPTKVQTSSQKSHVQKQQQAEQSTAQSQGQVQTQSQSQQNSSSTRYQTRQAAKVQSKDSPQSAGSSSYLSGDLPIPTASADVAADIARYTNKIMDSIKGTMTEIYNDLSKSTTGNTIAEIRRLRIEIEKLQWLHQQELSEMKHNLELTMAEMRQSLEQERERLIAEVKKQMELEKQQAVDETKKKQWCANCRKEAIFYCCWNTSYCDYPCQQAHWPEHMKSCTQSASASQQEPEVEPNPDTLGKSTSNSPATQTLTAPTGTAIPSSSSSISDKSSSPTYIDKNKDSAGVTVT is encoded by the exons TCTGGCTGAGGAAGAGATAAAGACAGAGCCGGATGTGGTAGAAGGGATGGAGGCAACGGCACGGTCTAAAG CCCCTGATCCACCAGGGTCAGCAGAACGCTCCCTTGTACCACAAAAGAGGAAGATCTCCAGTCCCACCCACTCGTCCAATGGCCACTCTCCAACTGACACCTCCTCCAGTCcactcaagaaaaaaaagaaacctggAGCTATGAACTCTAGCAAAGACCAG TCAGAGCTAAGACATGGTCCCTTTTACTATATGAAGCAGCCAGCACTCACCACAGACCCTGTTGATGTTGTACCGCAGGACGGCAGGAATGACTTCTACTGCTGGCTGTGCCACCGCGAGGGCCAGGTGCTCTGCTGTGAGCTCTGCCCCAGGGTGTACCACGCCAAGTGCCTCAAACTACCAGCTGAGCCTGAGGGCGACTGGTTCTGTCCTGAGTGTGAG AAAATAACAGTTGCCGAATGCATTGAAACACAGAGCAAAGCGATGACCATGTTGAATATAGACCAGCTCTCTTACTTACTCAAATTTGCACTCCAAAAGATCAAGCAGCCTGGG ACAGAGCCCTTTCAGAAACCTGTGTCCTTGGAACAGCATCCTGACTATGCTGAGTACATTTTTCACCCCATGGACTTGTCGACTTTAGAGAAG AATATCAAGAAGAAAATGTACGGCTGCACTGAAGCCTTTCTTGCTGATATGAAGTGGATCTTACATAACTGCATCATTTATAACGGAG GCAATCATAAATTAACAGCAACAGCAAAAGTCATTGTCAAGATATGTGAGCACGAG ATGAATGAGATTGAAGTATGCCCTGAGTGCTACCTGTCTTCCTGTCAAAAAAGGGACAACTGGTTCTGTGAGCCATGT AGTCAGCCGCATACATTGGTCTGGGCTAAACTCAAAGGTTTTCCCTTCTGGCCAGCAAAAGCTCTTCGGGAAAAGGATGGGCAGGTTGATGCACGTTTTTTTGGACAACATGACAG AGCTTGGGTGCCCATCAACAACTGCTACCTAATGTCCAAAGAGATCCCTTTCTCCGTAAAGAAGACAAAGAGCATTTTCAACAGTGCCATGCAAGAAATGGAAGTTTATGTAGAAAACATTCGTAAGAAATTTGGAGTTTTTAACTACGCGCCATTTCGAACTCCTTACACGCCCAACAACCAGCTCCAAATGTTGCTGGATCCTTCGAACCCCAGCGCCGGTACAGTCAAAACCGAGAAACCCGATAAACTGCGCTTTAACTTTGATTTAACCGCATCTCCAAAGATGGTTCTTAGTAAGAGTTCCACAACCGGTGGGATGAATCGGAGGGTCTCCATGACGGATATGCCTCGGTCCCCGATGAGTACAAACTCTTCGGTTCACACGGGGTCAGACGGAGAGCAGGATACAGAAAAGCCCAGTAGAAATTCTGCTTTACACTACAGTACCGGAGAGGAATCCATGGACTGTACCG CATCGCCTGTCTCGGGAAAGGTTGGTCCAGCAGGTAGCTTGACGGGCAGCCCAAAGCCACTCAATCCGAGCTTGGTGCCCAAGCAGGAGAGGCCGGCATCCACGGGTGGCATCCTCAATCTCAACTTGG atcGAGTGAAAGCCGAGATGGATCTGAGAGAGTTGAGTGAGAGtgtgcagcagcaacagcaacagcagcagcagcaattgGGGTCAGCCGCCCTCCCCACGCCAAAGAGACCCACCAGGAGTCTCGACAAGACTATTGAAAGCTGCAAGGCCCAACTTG GGATAGATGAAATTTCTGAAGACGTATATAAAGGTGTGGATCATAGTGACACTGACGACTCTGAGAAATCTGACTCCAGCGAAAGCGAGGATGCCAGCGACGAGGAGCACAAGCCAAAAAGCTCTGTACAGGATGAAAAGGGCAAAGCGGATCGAAAGCGGCCCCGAGCAAATGCAGAAGCAGAGAATAAGGACTCAGTTGGAGGGATGGTGGAAAAGTCCACCTCTGCAACCCAGCTCAAAGAGAAACCGGGCAGCAACGGACAAGAAGAGGCCCTTCAAGAAAAGCCCCGAATGACCCAGTCTCAGCCGCTCCCTGACAAGCCAAAGGCCCCGGAAGAGAGCAGAACACCGAATGCAACAACATCAGCAGCAGAGCAAGACTCTGATTCCGAAAGAGAGCTGGTGATTGACCTCGGAGATGAACACGGAGGCCGTGACTCGAAGAGGTCAAGAAAAGACACGGGTAGCTCTTCTACCAAAACCTCTAAAGAGGCCAATACTGTCAAATCGGAGg GAAAAGTAACCAATTCCACTACGGCAACTGCACCAGCTGCTTCCACCCCGAAAGATGGCGTGCAGTCTTCCTCGGGTGCTCTCAACGCCATTCCCACTTCCGCATCTGGTCCGCCCAGTGCTGCCTCAACCACCAGCAGCACTTCCAGCACTCCCTCTGCCTCTGTTGCGTCAACCTCGCCAGCAGTGAAGAAACAGCGCCCCCTGTTGCccaaagacacatttttgcaGCGAGCAGTGGTTTGGAATCCTACCAAAGTGCAGACTTCCTCTCAGAAAAGTCACGTCCAGAAGCAGCAACAGGCAGAGCAGTCGACTGCACAGTCGCAAGGGCAGGTGCAGACCCAAAGTCAGTCTCAGCAGAATTCTTCGAGTACACGCTACCAGACCAGACAAGCAGCCAAAG TTCAATCGAAAGATTCTCCTCAGAGTGCTGGCTCATCTTCTTACTTGTCGGGAGACTTGCCAATCCCGACTGCTTCTGCAGATGTAGCTGCGGACATAGCCAGATACACAAACAAA ATTATGGACTCAATAAAAGGAACGATGACTGAAATCTACAACGACCTTTCGAAAAGCACTACAGGAAATACAATCGCAGAG ATTCGACGGCTGAGGATAGAGATTGAGAAACTTCAGTGGTTGCATCAACAAGAGCTGTCTGAGATGAAGCACAATCTTG AACTAACAATGGCGGAGATGAGGCAAAGTCTGGAGCAGGAGAGAGAAAGGCTGATAGCGGAGGTGAAAAAGCAGATGGAATTAGAAAAGCAGCAAGCTGTGGATGAGAcgaaaaaaaagcagtggtGCGCCAACTGCAGAAAGGAGGCCATCTTCTATTGTTGTTGGAACACCAGTTACTGCGATTACCCTTGCCAGCAAGCCCACTGGCCGGAACACATGAAATCCTGCACGCAGTCAG CTTCAGCTTCACAACAAGAACCAGAAGTTGAGCCCAACCCAGACACTTTGGGCAAATCCACAAGCAATTCCCCGGCCACACAAACTCTGACTGCCCCAACAGGGACAGCCATaccctcctcatcatcatccataTCCGACAAAAGCAGCTCTCCCACATATATTGATAAGAACAAGGACAGTGCTGGTGTTACTGTGACATAA